ataaaataaaccaaactaaatatttttaaataaaaaataattggtcataaataaaatccacttgattaattttctatatgcaGATGTAGGTGTTGGTTTTTGCGAATTTTCAATTAAGGACAAGGGAAATGTCAAAATCCCAGTGGTGCCATCTCGTGATGTCTGTAATGTCGTCATAAGCTGTCACGAGGATtaactatattattttttcgacaCTTGGCATTTGATATCTATGACAtcttcattttaatatttaagaatcactgtcttgaatattttatttaaaaattccattatctatcaggtaaataaaaaaaaattcttcttaTCACAAGACACTCAACTACGCGACGTAATTTCAATAACGTCATTGATTGtcgtaaaataattactatgacGACAATGATAAGCTGAAGTATTCGATTGTTATTATTGGCGATGATGATTAAGTGGAtgtcaagtaataaaaataaataaaataattattcttggATACATAACTGACACttgattatttgaatttacacTGATTGTTagtcaagtttaaataatataaatttaaagacaCAATCACTCTGCTAAAATGTCATCACAGTGTTACGGCGATTGCGTATAAACAAGTGTAAAAAATGGCCGGATTCGTATACGTGAAACcggtttttataaaattaacgagTCATTACGAttgattgaattaaataataatgttgcAATGAGACGAGACTGAGCTACGCCATTTTCactttgtcttttttttaatgtaacacgcacacacacacaattaCACCTGACTACTCGTATTTTAATACGAGTTTTAAGTTAACACTCCATCCGCGTCTGATGGCAAATGCCTACTGATGTCTCATGTCAAATTCTCTTGAATCCGATGGCGCTCATGCTCGAACTCTGCCGGCaagtttttaaacttattcGTTGCTGTGACGATAACGTCGCTCTACTTTATTACcacttcaaattttattatttttcaaaatatgtgtaaataaataataaaatattaaacaaattgatttaattgataaacaatttaacttaataatgagtgtaaatgtagcagacatcaggcaaatttaaaattataaataaatagagtaaataattgataaaataaaatttttagaagataagtgcattttttataaatatcgtttttttaattatttactctatttatttataattttaaatttgactgaTGTCTGCTGCATTCACACCcgtaacttaataattatcgaatctaattatttttcaaatttacttaattatgaTTCACTGGGATATGGaattataatttgttaaatgtaaatatttattgttttataaaaataatttaaataaaaatgacttatCGGTActgatttataatatttttcatgagaTGAAATGTTTTTGCAGTGTGACTAATcttgtaaatttattgtttttactatAAACCAGAATCATAAAATACTGCGATACtttgcttaaatttttatttaaatgatttaaaaaatctaatagagtccctgattttaaaaaacgattcaaaacaaatacattttaatcCTACAGAAATCAATAGGATAAGGAACAAGTTTCACgtacttatttttttgtccgtacaatgaaatttcaaaatttacaataaaattcaaagtttagaaaaaaattaaaacttttttttaagttaatttttttttttcaaaattagaattttcattcaaaatttgaatcttttttcaaattttgaaattttactttactgataaaaaaattggtacATGAGGCTTGTTCCTCATCTTATCGATTCCGCAGTACTGCGCCGCGTTGCAGCAtctattttttccgtgtatacactataaaaaattttttggcccGGTGTAGTGTAAATGGTTCggtacaaaaattttagtgtAAACATTACATCAAATATCGTGTTAAATTTGACCagtgtgaattaaaaattttttcaccatcaagcgtgtaaatgtgtaatttatgataattttccgttaagaaaattaatcataaaaatatttaaatgtttaaaatactatttaatgtgcaaataatattaataaagttattgatTAAGAAGTTACGGaatgttataaaataagtagATTACACCGTGTTACAATTACACGGATGGATAATTTATACCAAGAATTTTTTACACCGTTATTTTACACTATACGACCGTGTAAAGTTCTACGGAtccatttttacaccaaaattttttacagtgtataaatattcatttatcattaagtaaattattttctacaacCAGGGgtaataagtttaatttttatgatcaatTGATCTTAtaatagaaatgaaaaaaatttttagagccTAGAgcaaaattagtttattcacttattaatattgatgatGATATTTATTGGAATTTATTCATCTATTCACATTAACCAGTAAATGATacctataattaaattttttcataataagtATAGTGAGAGCGATTGAATTACTTTTGAACAAGGTATACTATCTAAAattgaatcagtgaaatccaacatgaattaattaataaaactatttcttAATGATACACATTAagttttacttattttacttaatgtGTATACTATTCCTAAGAAACAAtgtgctgtaaaaaaaatttggctgTATCTAAAAATACTTTACATATACTAGAtatgaaattgatttttagacaaaaaaaaaaaatttttttaacttttttttttcgcataaatggaggattttctgaaatggagttagacaatttgctaattagaacgtcgatatatattcattatattGTTTTCTTTAATCAGTGACGCTTGATGgtgtttacatttttaattgacacCGCTTAAACACGATATTTAGAGTAAtttcacaccaaaatttttacaccaagTGATTTACACCATACTGagtccaaaatttttttacagtgtagatCTCCCGTAATGCTTTACATGAACAATctctgtcaaaataaaaaaaacatattatcggatagtttttttatcaataaaaaccTGAGATatcaaaattacttatttcttGTAAGataaatcgtaatttttaagtaataaataaaataataaaaaagtatatgacCAGTAATTGCAgctagataatttaatattttattacattccATTGATGTAAATTTCCCATTGAGATCATTATTATCaagataaataatagtatTGCATCAATTACTCTGAATTACAATCAGTTGGATATTCACTGCTAGAATATGACTAAgctcaaaagtttttttttatgaatttattattttatacgaatattttcaatagattacaattaaatataatttatgataattatatattgatggctttagataaatttgatgcaattaattttatatttttctataaattattcatttcgaTAGCCCAGTAATcaatttcattgaatatttttatgatgatgcataattttaattaatcaattttgcaaattaataaaagtaatttatttgcaaaaacaatttcactaaaaaaatgttctttaagcttttattattttttacataataaattttcttggaaGTAAGataatcatgtaaaaaatattcataaaagtaATACAATAGTTTAATTTACGAAAGACGATACTTATTATCATATTGTGTTGCGttatcatatttaatataaaaacagcacataaatttatttattatacatatactaCGTGCACGAGAAGCTCTCATTTATTTCGATCgcaatacaaataatttgagTAGTCGATGCAAATCGTTGAATTTGTCATGCATGGAATTTTTGATGAGATCGATtgcagtaaatttattattcaatgataaaaataacaataaaatataacattaaaaaaatataactatcaaaatatataaatatattatgatcctgaagttaacagacaatttacaatttttggatttttttttcttcaacaaatcaattacaagaaaaaaaaaaaataaaaatatgcacatgtagaaaattttaaaaactaccggtgcaattttttcaaatatttttttttttataatttattgtttgaaaaaacaaaatcaaataattattaaacgtcggctaacttaaatatatttccaATCACCTTTTCAACCGCAATTTCCTTACATCAATAATTCTGTTCCTCTGTAAAtccaaaatacaaaaaaaaaaaaaaaaaaaaaaaaaaaagaacacaatatatttaatacaatttttcatattGAAGGAAAGCATTCAAATACTACTCACTCGGTggcttttgaatttttttatttttactacaacGGGGATCACAGCACGAATCCAATGTCCTACAATCTACAGTATCGACTTTATAATAACGTTTAGTGTTACTAGATGATGGATGTTTTCGCCTTttagatttaataataatattgctaGGTAGCATAATATCATCCCAAGGAATTTCAATATCTTCTTTAATGCATTTTTCAGCTTTAGGTAATGAATTTATACGACCTGGAGTATCCAAAACTATTTTATCCCAAGGTATTTCCAAAGTAGAATCACAAACAGCCAATAATTCTGGTGACTTTTTGATCTCGACAATAACATTATCAACCAATAAATCATTCCAAGGCAATTCCATTTTTCCTGAAGATTCTTTCTTCTCCAAACTTTGATCTCTATCACTGTCAATATCATTATCGCCCATCACTTTCAGATTCTGGTTATCGTGAGCAGGAATTTCAACTTGCGGACGAATTTTCAAAGAATCTCTTGGCAGCGCAATGTCTTTCCAAGGTAACTCGACTTTCGAATCACATTTTAATGAAGCATCCGAGTACTCATGCTGAAGATTACTCATATAAGGCTCATACCATACTTCTTCTTCTGGTTTGTGAACGAGAGTCTGTCGTTTCTTGTTACATTTATCGCGTACTCGattatttggtattttttcacGGAAATTATATCTACTGTAGTCTGCTTGCGTATTTATACTCGTTCTTCGCGGGTTTCCAATTACGTAATACATAAttattgacgataaaaaaatattttttaacctattccaagtaattaattgtaaaataccTCGTGCAGATAAGAAGCTCATTTTAATACCTCATCATCcatttcatttgtttttttttctttttgtttcaattcgacattttaattaattttaattaattattttgtttaattgacatttaaatgTCCAAATTTcttgtgaataatttttgataaaacacGAAAAATCTATTAGGTTTTCTTttcttcatattatttattaatttacactgctaatttaaaattataatttgacgTATACGCGTCATTTTTGGTGCATTCTGAAATGCGCTGCGAGCAGCTGTAGCGGAAAATGCAcccttattaattattctttttattacgcggtaaatttaaatatttgaaaaataaataaattatgagaaattggagaaaactaaaaatcgtacgtcaaaataaaatggcggcaaaatatgatagaaaaatagttaaaaaaatttaaaaaaaatgaaaagaaaagtgtttgaacaaaccttggtggggaaataatatgcagaagggtgttctaatacacttggagaattaatttaaattgctccaagtgtattgcagctaaaaaaacgtcacttgacTGCTACTTCCCACTaaacgatgccagatgattttgctcaggaacttgAAAGTTATCAGCATCTGCGATTGGCAACACtacactagcactgaacactcaaCACTTAAGGATACCACAGACACTTtgcacaattaaaatttttcaaacactgcacattttaattaaataatgactattagtaataaattttatggataattcCGCAAATTAACTGTAATACTGTTTTAATTTAGACGTGAAGGATCTGGGCTACTACTGCCATTGGagatgatactgactgccgctattAGACCGCTAGTTGATACAAAGCAATCGTCTTTTTAAACTATGGAGGGTAGAGGTACCTCTACCCTCCATATTTTAAACATTCGACCGCCCCCACTTTAGCAAATTTGATCGTTGAATATAACGACGCACAGTAGCGCCAgcttggcgcgaaatttcaaaattgaaatttattaattttattaaaatttatttgtgtcgataattatattaattggaCGAAAAAATATggttcaaatgttttatttttcattaataatttgttaatttttcatgtGATTTGcgcagtaaatttaaatatttaaaaaataaattatgagagattggagaaaaattttgaattgtacGTCGAAATAAAATGGTGGcataatatgataaaaaaatatttaaaacattaaaaaagaaaCACTTGAGTGtatgaacaaaccttggtggggaaataatatgcagaag
The sequence above is drawn from the Microplitis demolitor isolate Queensland-Clemson2020A chromosome 3, iyMicDemo2.1a, whole genome shotgun sequence genome and encodes:
- the LOC103572516 gene encoding uncharacterized protein LOC103572516 encodes the protein MYYVIGNPRRTSINTQADYSRYNFREKIPNNRVRDKCNKKRQTLVHKPEEEVWYEPYMSNLQHEYSDASLKCDSKVELPWKDIALPRDSLKIRPQVEIPAHDNQNLKVMGDNDIDSDRDQSLEKKESSGKMELPWNDLLVDNVIVEIKKSPELLAVCDSTLEIPWDKIVLDTPGRINSLPKAEKCIKEDIEIPWDDIMLPSNIIIKSKRRKHPSSSNTKRYYKVDTVDCRTLDSCCDPRCSKNKKIQKPPSE